A region from the Salvia splendens isolate huo1 chromosome 15, SspV2, whole genome shotgun sequence genome encodes:
- the LOC121767647 gene encoding LOB domain-containing protein 41-like produces MRMSCNGCRVLRKGCSDNCSIRPCLEWIKSPESQANATVFLAKFYGRAGLMNLINAGPSHLRPGIFRSLLYEACGRIVNPIYGSVGLMWSGSWQLCHSAVEAVLRGAPVTRMDTDAPEAKTGPPYDIRHVNKDNLTNPRRVRNKRSGKRARLSEEVNGSISHESSLSHQSQQSLDASAGEGEIELDLTLGFEPIRTPKRAESGFSEMELRLDCLPS; encoded by the exons ATGAGGATGAGCTGTAATGGATGCCGAGTTCTAAGGAAAGGGTGCAGCGACAATTGCAGCATTAGGCCCTGTTTGGAATGGATCAAAAGCCCAGAGTCTCAGGCCAACGCAACCGTCTTCCTCGCCAAATTCTACGGACGCGCCGGCCTCATGAACCTCATTAATGCCGGCCCCTCCCATCTCCGCCCTG GTATATTCAGGTCGTTACTCTACGAGGCGTGCGGGCGGATCGTGAACCCGATATACGGGTCGGTGGGGCTGATGTGGTCGGGGAGCTGGCAGCTCTGCCACAGCGCGGTCGAGGCGGTGCTCAGAGGGGCTCCCGTCACCCGGATGGACACCGACGCGCCCGAGGCTAAAACCGGTCCGCCCTATGACATTCGACACGTCAACAAGGATAATCTGACCAACCCGCGCCGGGTTAGGAACAAGCGATCGGGGAAACGGGCTCGGCTGTCTGAGGAAGTTAATGGCTCGATTAGCCATGAGTCGTCGTTGAGCCACCAGTCCCAGCAGAGTTTGGACGCTTCGGCTGGGGAAGGAGAAATTGAGCTGGACTTGACGCTAGGGTTCGAGCCGATTAGGACACCAAAACGAGCCGAGTCTGGTTTCTCTGAAATGGAGTTGCGGCTGGATTGTCTGCCCTCGTGA